In Rhodothermia bacterium, a genomic segment contains:
- a CDS encoding carboxypeptidase-like regulatory domain-containing protein, with amino-acid sequence MKRKCWSILLLLVLCMSTAWAQSGKIAGRVTDAASGLGLPGVTLQVLGTTQGNVSDVEGYFSIINVRPGTYTVRVSFVGYETVNVSDVRVSTNLTTPLNVQLKEESTLTEVTVIAERPVVQKDVSNSTASIGAQEVARLPVASVTGAVGLQAGIQGLSFRGSGSDELSFNVNGLTLRDERDNSPITNIPLSSVEEIQVQTGGFNAEYGNVRSGVVNVITKEGKRDRYEANINIRYSPPAQKNIGPAANDIDSYWIRRFVDPTVAMTGTGSWDQATRDQFGTFEGWIAVAEKRLKDDDPTNDMTPEALQKAFLWQHRKNMQINRPDYNVDFGFGGPVPGLNKLGNTRFYASFIQNQDMYMIPLNTDRYRDYNGHVKITSDVAKGMKFSVEGMMGRQSGTTASRSGGPGFFRSASGIASNLTSVSFIDSRIFSQDYWNPSEVNSKMFGATFNHALNGKSYYELQAAYLATEYDTVPGEGRDLTTQQTFGGVGFDEAPYGFMPNPSNGVDGMRMGVGMSNSRDSSFVGVFNLKGNYTNQLNRFLQLRTGFEFNRSNTKVNYGNFDSYLPSSNSQSKWDRSPNRGAVFAQTKLEFNGMVANLGLRADYFHAGGDWYVLDPFSNALSSKGSAGLEQEEKAATKKILEFSPRIGVSFPVTTLSKLYFNYGHFRSMPAPENLFLVRYATTTGQITRIANPNNPLPKTVAYELGYEQSVAEQFLIRIAGYYKDVSLQPYLVNYVSKTNTVNYTTSEPNLYEDIRGFEVTLSRNRGWIQGFVNFTYMVNSSGYFGYGTVYQNPQAMRNYINDDAVRRAAQSKPQPYPYGRLNIDLISPDEWGPAVGKMHPLGGWKTSVIVSWQDGGKATWVGGGSKPGVERNVDVVDFWNMNLRFAKSFYIGKRGVEFFADVYNVLNAKRLSAYGYFDGVDINKYRLSLHLPESPDYPNIPGSDKFGTYRKPDVPYQPTTGIQNRTGVKASSDVLYYEFDTKSYIQYQNGQWVDADKTFVDTVLKEKRYIDMPNQAFLNFLDPRDFWFGLRIKL; translated from the coding sequence ATGAAACGCAAATGCTGGAGTATTCTGCTTTTGCTTGTGCTGTGCATGAGTACGGCTTGGGCACAAAGTGGAAAAATTGCTGGACGGGTAACGGATGCCGCATCAGGACTGGGCTTGCCCGGTGTTACGTTGCAGGTACTCGGAACCACACAAGGCAATGTGTCGGACGTGGAGGGCTACTTCTCCATTATCAATGTCCGACCCGGAACTTATACGGTGCGCGTCTCCTTTGTTGGATACGAAACCGTCAATGTGAGTGACGTGCGGGTAAGTACAAACCTTACGACCCCGCTCAATGTGCAACTAAAAGAAGAAAGTACGCTAACGGAAGTCACCGTTATTGCCGAGCGTCCTGTTGTGCAAAAAGACGTTTCCAACTCTACTGCCAGTATTGGGGCGCAAGAAGTGGCACGGCTTCCTGTGGCCTCCGTAACCGGTGCGGTGGGATTGCAGGCTGGTATCCAAGGGTTATCCTTTCGGGGTTCCGGTTCCGATGAATTGTCCTTCAACGTCAACGGGCTTACGCTACGAGACGAACGGGACAACTCGCCGATTACCAATATCCCGCTTTCATCGGTCGAGGAAATTCAAGTCCAAACTGGGGGCTTTAATGCCGAGTATGGCAACGTGCGTTCTGGGGTGGTCAACGTCATTACCAAAGAAGGAAAACGGGATCGCTACGAAGCCAATATCAATATCCGTTATAGCCCCCCCGCCCAGAAAAACATCGGGCCAGCAGCGAACGACATAGACTCTTACTGGATTCGTCGTTTTGTTGATCCAACCGTGGCCATGACGGGTACGGGTTCTTGGGATCAGGCCACACGAGACCAATTTGGCACGTTTGAGGGCTGGATTGCGGTTGCCGAAAAGCGCTTAAAAGACGATGACCCAACAAACGACATGACGCCAGAAGCGCTCCAAAAAGCATTTCTGTGGCAACATCGCAAAAACATGCAGATCAATCGTCCTGATTATAACGTGGATTTTGGATTTGGTGGGCCGGTTCCGGGCTTGAATAAACTCGGAAATACCCGTTTTTATGCTTCCTTTATCCAAAACCAAGACATGTACATGATTCCATTGAACACCGATCGTTATCGAGACTATAACGGCCACGTCAAGATTACTTCCGATGTAGCAAAGGGCATGAAGTTCTCGGTTGAAGGGATGATGGGACGCCAAAGCGGAACCACTGCCAGCCGTTCGGGTGGACCGGGATTCTTTAGGTCAGCCTCCGGTATTGCGAGCAATTTAACCAGTGTAAGTTTTATTGACTCTCGGATTTTCTCACAAGATTATTGGAATCCGAGTGAAGTAAACAGCAAAATGTTTGGTGCGACGTTTAACCATGCGCTAAATGGAAAAAGCTATTACGAACTACAAGCGGCTTATTTAGCCACAGAATACGATACCGTCCCCGGCGAAGGCCGAGACCTGACAACCCAGCAAACCTTTGGCGGTGTTGGATTTGACGAAGCGCCTTATGGCTTTATGCCCAATCCATCAAACGGGGTGGACGGAATGCGGATGGGCGTAGGGATGTCCAATTCCCGCGATTCCAGTTTTGTTGGGGTGTTTAACCTCAAAGGGAATTACACCAATCAACTAAACCGCTTCTTGCAACTCCGTACAGGTTTTGAGTTTAACAGAAGCAACACCAAAGTGAATTACGGCAACTTTGACTCCTATTTACCTTCTAGTAATTCACAGTCCAAGTGGGATCGTTCGCCCAATCGTGGTGCTGTTTTTGCGCAAACGAAGTTAGAATTTAATGGCATGGTGGCCAATTTGGGCTTACGGGCAGATTATTTCCATGCGGGTGGTGATTGGTACGTCTTAGACCCCTTCTCGAATGCGTTATCCTCAAAAGGCTCTGCTGGTCTAGAACAAGAGGAAAAAGCAGCGACCAAGAAAATCCTTGAGTTTAGCCCGAGAATTGGGGTATCTTTTCCCGTAACCACCCTTTCAAAATTGTACTTCAACTACGGGCATTTCCGTTCGATGCCGGCGCCGGAGAATTTGTTCTTGGTACGTTATGCAACCACCACTGGACAAATTACACGGATCGCGAATCCGAATAATCCGCTCCCCAAAACTGTTGCATACGAATTGGGTTACGAACAATCGGTAGCCGAGCAGTTCTTGATCCGGATTGCTGGATATTACAAAGATGTGTCCCTCCAACCGTATTTGGTGAACTACGTCTCTAAGACCAATACGGTTAATTACACCACTTCTGAGCCTAATCTCTACGAGGATATTCGTGGTTTTGAGGTGACGTTGTCGCGGAATCGTGGCTGGATACAAGGCTTCGTGAACTTTACCTACATGGTGAACTCTTCGGGGTATTTTGGCTATGGAACGGTATATCAGAACCCACAAGCGATGCGGAACTACATCAACGACGATGCGGTACGACGCGCCGCACAATCGAAACCGCAGCCTTATCCTTATGGTCGCTTAAATATTGACCTCATCTCGCCGGATGAATGGGGGCCAGCTGTAGGCAAAATGCACCCATTAGGTGGTTGGAAAACCAGCGTTATTGTATCGTGGCAAGATGGCGGAAAAGCGACATGGGTAGGGGGTGGCTCTAAACCGGGGGTAGAACGGAACGTGGATGTGGTGGACTTTTGGAACATGAACCTGCGTTTTGCAAAGTCTTTCTATATCGGAAAACGGGGCGTTGAGTTCTTCGCCGATGTTTACAATGTGCTTAATGCAAAGCGATTGTCTGCCTATGGTTATTTCGATGGTGTGGATATCAACAAGTACCGTTTATCACTCCACCTTCCTGAATCGCCGGACTATCCAAACATCCCCGGTAGTGATAAATTTGGAACCTATCGCAAGCCAGATGTTCCTTACCAACCTACGACTGGTATTCAAAACCGCACGGGCGTTAAAGCCTCAAGCGACGTCTTGTATTATGAGTTTGATACGAAGTCCTATATCCAATACCAAAATGGACAATGGGTAGATGCGGATAAGACATTTGTTGATACCGTCCTCAAAGAAAAACGCTACATAGACATGCCAAACCAAGCGTTTCTAAACTTCTTGGATCCACGCGATTTTTGGTTTGGACTGCGGATAAAGTTGTGA
- a CDS encoding PorV/PorQ family protein, whose protein sequence is MKTTDAPKWYVRSGHVLGNTMKMIKISAFLLLWMPVILVAQKDNQQKLAQTGMKFLAASPDPRAAGLGDAMTALEGGAEMMFYNPAGMANMDGKFSASFGQMAWIADIKYNLAGAAFKAGNIGTFGVNVMNVDYGEIQATVRADNERGYLDLPNSIHPVAMAVGVSYARALSDRFAIGGSVKRVMQDLGSAATTFDKSISDYVYESYKQTVMAYDFGVLYKTGFKSLQFAFNARNFAKEIKYEEETFQLPLTMRMGISMDLMDFSSMGRDHNLLLSVDAEHPRDFAEVIKLGTEYSFRNLLSLRAGYAFPSDQQGLTFGGGIQVKRGERKVQADYSYTQFGVFNAVQRIGIKIGL, encoded by the coding sequence ATGAAGACAACTGATGCACCCAAATGGTACGTTCGGAGCGGCCATGTTTTGGGGAATACCATGAAAATGATTAAGATTTCTGCCTTTCTGTTGCTCTGGATGCCTGTAATCTTGGTAGCGCAGAAAGACAATCAGCAAAAATTAGCCCAAACCGGTATGAAGTTTTTGGCCGCCTCGCCCGATCCGCGTGCAGCTGGTTTGGGGGATGCCATGACGGCACTGGAAGGCGGTGCGGAAATGATGTTTTATAACCCCGCTGGTATGGCAAACATGGACGGCAAATTTAGTGCCTCATTTGGGCAAATGGCATGGATTGCCGATATCAAGTACAACTTGGCCGGTGCAGCTTTTAAGGCCGGAAATATTGGTACTTTCGGGGTAAATGTGATGAATGTAGATTATGGCGAAATACAAGCAACCGTTCGGGCAGACAACGAACGGGGATATTTGGACTTGCCCAATAGCATACACCCTGTAGCGATGGCGGTGGGTGTAAGCTATGCACGCGCTTTGTCCGACCGGTTTGCGATCGGAGGGAGCGTGAAGCGGGTAATGCAAGACCTTGGGAGTGCTGCAACCACCTTCGATAAAAGTATAAGTGATTATGTTTATGAGTCTTATAAGCAAACTGTAATGGCTTATGACTTTGGGGTTTTGTATAAAACGGGCTTCAAAAGCCTGCAATTCGCCTTTAATGCGCGTAATTTTGCAAAGGAAATCAAGTACGAGGAAGAAACTTTCCAATTGCCCTTAACCATGCGAATGGGAATTTCGATGGATTTGATGGACTTTTCCTCGATGGGCAGAGATCACAACCTCTTGCTCTCTGTTGATGCCGAGCACCCGCGCGATTTCGCCGAAGTTATTAAATTGGGAACGGAATACTCCTTCCGGAACTTGCTTTCATTACGTGCCGGTTATGCGTTCCCGTCCGATCAACAGGGCCTCACCTTTGGCGGTGGGATTCAGGTGAAGCGTGGTGAGCGGAAAGTTCAGGCAGATTATTCGTACACCCAATTTGGGGTATTCAACGCCGTTCAGCGGATCGGTATTAAAATTGGACTCTAA
- the nagB gene encoding glucosamine-6-phosphate deaminase yields MSLTKKNQARSSHAMRLERLPVLIFDDPAQMARQVARKVANLIQDRAVTGRMAVLGLPTGSTPIGVYRELVRMHQEEGLDFSNVITFNLDEYFPIKPDALQSYHRFMEENLFKHVNIPREQIHIPRGDIAREEVDTHCDEYEWQIKKSGGIDLMLLGIGRSGHIGFNEPGSRRDDRTRMVVLDEVTRRDAAGDFFEEKNVPREAITMGVGSILECREIILMATGEHKAQIIRKAVEEEPNTSVTASFLQEHTNCAFYVDRASASELTREKTPWIVGDVSWDNDMARKAVVWLAKKVKKPILHLETADFHHHHMHDLVNAYGSTDELTYKVFMEFRNRIKYQPELPKKKSCICFSPHPDDDVISMGGMLGKLAQNKNDVAVAYMTNGSVAVFDMDVERHLRFLEMSAKLHGGSDGEEGIKAFTRPIFEFITQKKPGQIDTAEVQQLKAYIRYTEAIAGIEVMGLQEKDARFLDMPFYKTGEVKKAPIGEDDVQIVLDLFNELKPDHIYVAGDLSDPHGTHRMCYTAIKRALDKYNQQEGVKKPLVWLYRGAWQEWEIEKADIFMPMSKADLYQKIDAIYKHESQKDRALFPGSDAREFWERARDRNMGLAREMDSLGLPEFYAAEAYVTTYEMP; encoded by the coding sequence ATGTCACTGACCAAAAAAAATCAGGCTCGTTCCAGCCATGCTATGCGATTGGAACGCCTGCCCGTGCTTATTTTTGACGACCCTGCACAAATGGCTCGACAGGTTGCACGCAAGGTTGCAAACCTTATCCAAGACCGCGCTGTAACGGGAAGAATGGCCGTTCTTGGACTCCCAACAGGTTCTACACCTATAGGCGTGTATCGAGAATTAGTGCGGATGCACCAAGAGGAAGGACTTGATTTCTCTAACGTGATTACGTTTAACCTCGACGAATATTTCCCGATAAAGCCCGATGCCCTCCAAAGTTATCATCGGTTCATGGAGGAAAACTTGTTCAAACATGTGAATATTCCGCGGGAACAGATCCATATCCCACGAGGAGATATTGCGCGTGAGGAAGTTGATACCCACTGCGATGAATATGAGTGGCAAATAAAAAAATCAGGTGGAATAGACCTCATGTTGCTTGGTATTGGGCGTAGCGGGCACATCGGGTTTAATGAGCCGGGTTCTCGGCGCGATGACCGGACGAGGATGGTGGTTCTGGATGAAGTGACTCGTCGAGATGCAGCCGGAGATTTCTTTGAGGAAAAAAACGTCCCGCGTGAAGCCATTACCATGGGGGTTGGGTCCATTCTCGAATGTCGCGAAATCATCCTGATGGCTACCGGTGAGCACAAAGCCCAGATCATCCGAAAAGCCGTGGAGGAAGAGCCAAATACCAGTGTTACCGCCTCCTTCCTGCAAGAACATACCAATTGTGCCTTTTATGTGGATCGGGCGTCGGCAAGTGAACTGACCCGCGAAAAAACACCTTGGATTGTGGGAGATGTGTCTTGGGACAATGACATGGCGCGCAAAGCGGTGGTCTGGTTGGCTAAAAAGGTGAAAAAACCCATTTTACACTTAGAAACCGCAGATTTCCACCATCACCACATGCACGATCTCGTCAATGCTTATGGCTCGACGGATGAACTGACGTACAAAGTCTTTATGGAATTCCGAAACAGGATTAAGTACCAGCCAGAATTGCCCAAGAAAAAATCTTGTATTTGTTTTAGTCCGCACCCAGACGACGACGTCATTTCGATGGGAGGGATGTTGGGCAAATTGGCACAAAACAAAAACGATGTTGCTGTGGCCTATATGACCAATGGCTCTGTGGCTGTTTTTGACATGGATGTGGAACGCCACTTGCGTTTTCTGGAAATGTCGGCCAAATTACATGGAGGCTCGGATGGCGAAGAAGGAATCAAGGCTTTCACACGACCAATTTTTGAATTTATTACCCAAAAAAAACCCGGACAGATTGATACCGCCGAGGTGCAACAGCTTAAAGCCTATATCCGTTATACCGAAGCCATTGCGGGTATCGAAGTGATGGGTCTGCAGGAAAAAGATGCCCGATTCCTTGATATGCCATTCTACAAAACGGGCGAGGTGAAAAAAGCACCTATCGGAGAAGACGATGTTCAAATTGTCTTAGACTTATTTAACGAATTAAAGCCGGATCATATCTATGTTGCTGGAGACTTGTCCGATCCGCATGGTACACACCGCATGTGCTACACGGCAATTAAACGGGCTTTAGATAAGTACAACCAACAAGAAGGGGTTAAAAAACCATTGGTTTGGCTGTATAGAGGGGCTTGGCAAGAATGGGAAATCGAAAAGGCTGATATTTTTATGCCCATGTCTAAGGCCGACCTTTACCAAAAAATTGACGCCATTTACAAGCACGAAAGCCAAAAAGACCGGGCACTTTTCCCCGGATCGGATGCGCGTGAGTTCTGGGAGCGGGCACGAGACCGGAACATGGGTCTTGCTCGCGAAATGGATTCACTGGGCTTGCCAGAGTTTTATGCAGCCGAGGCGTATGTAACAACCTATGAAATGCCTTAA
- the tig gene encoding trigger factor codes for MNTTISPINSVEYEFVLEVPASELTPYIENKLRQVGKKASMPGFRPGKMPKQLVKKIYGEAAAFEVVDKLVKDTFEDEVLGDPKYKQFGTPKMTTFEYEDGKDLRAVIQFGVRPVFELTSLDGVEISRLVNPVTPEDVKGTIDALLFRRSTLQDSDAPVAEKSIVIADMVELDNETKEVMDGGTQEKSATIVMNDPNLLPEFLTALMGKNVGDVVEVVVSHEVPHGDHTHKHTHSWQVTLVKIQERIYPELNDDFAKEVSSGKIETLQELEIVIEKDLVEQREKRSNEMFENKLVSKVLELNTFEVPSLVVENMLDIMVETHKKEQKKKSPNALDSFDEAQYRSSQYKSAYQTSRWFVLRDKIIEAQNLEITEEDFVAYYDEMAKDFGFIDGPSLREIFESNQEISYRQETDSKILSGKVIDFLTNQVHVVEKSRADFNKESIDEDLDHLKSTEAEISAKLAEMEASNADEGVISDLVEDLDNIRSQMAELSQERAELEEPSETKPE; via the coding sequence ATGAACACCACAATCTCCCCGATCAACTCCGTAGAATATGAATTTGTACTCGAAGTTCCGGCCTCCGAGTTGACGCCCTACATCGAGAACAAACTCCGTCAAGTTGGTAAAAAAGCCAGTATGCCCGGTTTCCGTCCGGGGAAAATGCCGAAACAGCTTGTTAAAAAGATCTACGGCGAGGCTGCCGCTTTCGAGGTCGTGGATAAATTGGTGAAAGACACGTTTGAGGACGAGGTTTTGGGGGACCCTAAATACAAACAATTTGGTACACCTAAAATGACCACATTTGAGTATGAGGACGGAAAAGACCTTCGGGCGGTTATTCAGTTTGGTGTTAGGCCAGTATTTGAATTAACCTCCTTGGATGGAGTTGAAATCTCGCGTTTGGTGAACCCCGTTACCCCAGAAGATGTGAAGGGGACGATAGATGCCCTTTTATTTCGTCGGTCCACATTACAAGACTCGGACGCGCCCGTCGCAGAAAAATCCATCGTCATAGCGGATATGGTGGAATTGGATAATGAAACAAAAGAAGTGATGGACGGAGGGACGCAAGAAAAAAGTGCGACCATCGTTATGAATGACCCCAATTTGCTCCCTGAGTTTCTTACAGCGTTGATGGGTAAAAATGTGGGCGATGTTGTTGAGGTGGTGGTCTCTCACGAAGTTCCGCATGGCGATCATACCCACAAACACACCCATTCATGGCAGGTGACCCTTGTTAAAATTCAGGAACGCATCTACCCAGAATTGAATGATGATTTCGCAAAGGAGGTGAGTAGTGGCAAAATAGAAACGTTGCAGGAATTGGAAATTGTGATTGAGAAAGACTTGGTTGAGCAGCGTGAAAAACGTTCAAATGAAATGTTTGAAAATAAATTGGTGAGTAAAGTATTGGAACTTAATACTTTTGAAGTACCCTCTTTGGTCGTTGAGAATATGCTGGACATTATGGTTGAAACCCATAAAAAGGAACAAAAAAAGAAATCTCCAAACGCCTTAGATTCGTTCGATGAAGCACAATATCGGTCTTCCCAATATAAATCAGCTTATCAAACTTCAAGGTGGTTTGTCCTTCGGGATAAGATCATTGAAGCCCAAAATCTTGAAATTACCGAAGAAGATTTTGTTGCCTATTATGATGAAATGGCGAAAGATTTTGGTTTCATAGATGGCCCATCGCTTCGTGAAATTTTTGAAAGCAACCAAGAAATTTCCTATCGTCAGGAAACCGACAGTAAAATATTGTCTGGAAAAGTGATTGACTTTCTCACAAACCAAGTTCACGTCGTAGAAAAATCTCGTGCGGACTTTAATAAGGAAAGCATTGATGAAGATTTAGACCATCTGAAAAGTACAGAAGCCGAAATATCTGCTAAATTGGCAGAAATGGAAGCCTCAAATGCGGATGAAGGCGTAATTTCGGATTTGGTAGAGGACTTGGATAATATCCGCTCCCAGATGGCAGAGCTAAGTCAGGAGCGTGCTGAGTTGGAAGAGCCTTCCGAGACAAAGCCCGAATAA
- a CDS encoding IPT/TIG domain-containing protein has translation MKHIQRNFYFFAIWALLWAGCDFSGDNSLFNEDNLTSDADPVVTSITSAEAPPFAGIDVLTIKGSNFSADPAKNMVYVTFYLPAVDAAGNIVTTSGKPDRGKVRDAIRATVLTASATQLTIQAPLRPTFDAKDPKTRPLEEVDIRVATLGAENFSAVTKMILAPSFEPVTTFDTKTDEPFGMTNDKNNNIYVSLFVSGSAAGVFTYAPDGTRTPFLTAANVQSQKFDDMQYRDDEAYLYAVRGLRAVFRFKKNSNQETYVAIPTTLESARLVTLDFDGNNNLWLGGNNANLYRIKPDKTTKNYAFVADVRSVRVSGSNLFVLAKKDNQFSIFRFPIDANSDLGTPVKVADLNLGTNEAFAIDLAKNGDIFVATNRNPDPLMIVSNGQVSTLYPGAFVGMARSFAWGADPILYVGQGVLPLGTATSIAANFLMLNTRREGVR, from the coding sequence ATGAAGCACATACAACGAAATTTTTACTTTTTCGCAATCTGGGCACTTCTTTGGGCTGGATGCGATTTCAGCGGCGACAACTCGCTGTTTAATGAAGACAACCTAACATCGGACGCAGATCCGGTCGTCACCAGTATCACCAGTGCAGAGGCTCCGCCTTTTGCCGGTATTGACGTGCTCACGATTAAAGGGAGCAACTTTTCTGCCGATCCAGCTAAAAATATGGTCTATGTGACATTTTATTTGCCAGCGGTGGATGCTGCCGGAAATATCGTTACAACCAGTGGGAAGCCCGATAGAGGAAAAGTACGGGATGCCATTCGGGCAACGGTGCTCACCGCCTCGGCTACGCAACTGACCATTCAAGCCCCGTTACGCCCCACCTTCGATGCAAAAGACCCGAAAACCCGTCCTTTGGAAGAGGTGGATATCCGGGTCGCAACATTGGGGGCGGAGAATTTTTCTGCCGTAACCAAAATGATACTTGCTCCTTCCTTTGAGCCAGTAACGACGTTCGACACAAAGACGGACGAGCCTTTTGGGATGACCAATGACAAAAACAACAATATTTATGTTTCGCTTTTTGTAAGCGGTAGTGCGGCCGGGGTCTTTACCTATGCGCCCGATGGAACCCGAACTCCATTCCTTACAGCGGCTAATGTTCAAAGCCAAAAGTTTGATGACATGCAATACCGCGACGACGAGGCGTACCTTTATGCTGTTCGTGGCTTGCGGGCCGTCTTCCGGTTCAAGAAAAACAGCAACCAAGAAACATATGTTGCCATCCCTACAACGTTGGAGTCTGCTCGCTTGGTGACGTTAGACTTTGACGGCAACAATAACCTATGGCTAGGGGGGAACAATGCAAACTTGTATCGCATAAAGCCAGACAAAACCACTAAAAACTATGCCTTTGTTGCAGATGTGCGCTCGGTTCGGGTTTCTGGCTCTAATTTGTTTGTATTGGCCAAAAAAGACAACCAATTTAGCATCTTTCGTTTCCCCATAGATGCCAATAGCGATTTAGGGACACCCGTAAAAGTGGCCGACCTGAACTTAGGAACCAATGAGGCTTTTGCAATTGATCTGGCAAAAAATGGCGATATATTTGTTGCGACAAACCGTAATCCGGATCCATTGATGATCGTGAGTAATGGCCAAGTTTCTACCCTCTATCCGGGCGCTTTTGTTGGAATGGCGCGTTCCTTTGCTTGGGGTGCGGATCCAATCCTGTATGTGGGACAAGGGGTTCTGCCCTTGGGCACGGCTACGTCTATTGCGGCAAATTTCTTAATGCTCAATACGCGAAGAGAAGGCGTGCGTTAA
- a CDS encoding ATP-dependent Clp protease proteolytic subunit, translating into MVQDFFTFSRSLTSLPEGIYSKPFNNAPIQAVIPTVEEVTSRGSIRYDIFSRLLKERIVMIGTPIDDWTANLAIAQLLFLASDDPDRDISIYINSPGGSVDSGLAIYDTMQFITPQVATICVGLAASMGAVLLAAGESGKRAALPHSRIMIHQPLGGAQGQASDIEITAREIAKIKTTLYEILSHHTGKTLEQLEVDADRDYWLSGKEAQAYGLIDRVLFPEPKQK; encoded by the coding sequence ATGGTGCAAGATTTCTTTACGTTTAGCCGTAGTTTAACATCTCTTCCCGAAGGTATTTATAGCAAACCTTTTAACAATGCCCCCATTCAGGCCGTCATCCCAACTGTCGAGGAAGTCACCTCGCGTGGTTCTATTCGTTACGATATTTTTAGCCGCTTGCTCAAAGAGCGCATTGTAATGATTGGAACCCCCATTGATGATTGGACGGCCAATTTGGCCATCGCGCAGTTGCTTTTTTTGGCAAGTGATGACCCTGACAGAGACATTAGCATTTATATTAATTCTCCGGGTGGGAGTGTGGATAGTGGATTGGCTATTTACGATACTATGCAATTTATAACGCCTCAAGTGGCTACCATTTGTGTCGGTTTGGCTGCTTCGATGGGGGCTGTTTTATTGGCTGCTGGTGAATCTGGAAAAAGGGCCGCATTGCCACATTCGCGTATTATGATCCATCAACCGCTGGGAGGCGCACAAGGCCAAGCATCGGATATAGAAATAACCGCTCGCGAAATTGCAAAGATTAAAACAACGCTCTACGAAATTCTTAGTCATCATACGGGCAAAACACTTGAGCAGTTAGAGGTAGATGCGGATCGTGATTACTGGCTCTCTGGTAAAGAAGCACAAGCTTATGGCTTGATTGATCGTGTGCTTTTTCCTGAACCCAAGCAAAAATAA
- a CDS encoding MFS transporter — protein MKTETQTRTVWLIALMSAFLYADQNLMAPNLTQIAQEFGFSETERDVKLGGDISLIFWMLGGIVTLFIGHWTDRVSRKPLFIVVVLMGAIPCLLTGFVQNYTQLFWLRALTGIGIGGALPLVYSLLGDLYPRSQRAKATGVIALAMGLGVALGQLMAGFLGPTYGWRMPFILLAFPNIFLVILFGVWVKEPKRGAVEGEVSEGDLPEKLNLKAVNSLFQVRTNRLIFAQSILATVPWGVFFTFLNDFYAQDKGFSVEEATLIVMGAGVASIFGAYIGGLWGNRLYNQAPRKLPQLAGWTTLAGVFPVLLLLNYPPQIGVTEREMVWPLLLAALSGFLVVIASPNIRAMLINVNNPHTRGSVFALYNLADDLGRGFGPVVISLMVVWWGRTMAFSVAASFWLLAGVFMLKMVNTFPKDEIGEL, from the coding sequence ATGAAAACAGAAACTCAAACTCGGACAGTCTGGCTCATTGCCCTTATGTCGGCATTTTTGTATGCAGATCAAAACCTAATGGCGCCGAACCTCACACAAATTGCACAAGAATTTGGCTTCTCTGAAACCGAACGCGATGTGAAACTAGGAGGCGATATCTCGCTCATTTTTTGGATGCTCGGCGGTATTGTCACCCTTTTTATTGGCCATTGGACGGATCGAGTATCACGTAAACCCCTTTTTATTGTGGTTGTATTAATGGGAGCCATTCCGTGCCTCCTCACAGGTTTTGTGCAAAATTATACACAATTATTCTGGCTTCGAGCGCTCACAGGCATTGGTATTGGTGGAGCTTTGCCTTTGGTGTATTCGCTCTTGGGAGACTTGTATCCACGCAGTCAAAGGGCAAAAGCTACTGGGGTGATTGCTTTGGCTATGGGACTTGGGGTTGCTTTGGGGCAACTTATGGCCGGATTCTTAGGGCCGACCTATGGCTGGCGTATGCCGTTTATCCTTCTTGCTTTCCCGAATATTTTCCTTGTGATCCTTTTTGGTGTTTGGGTAAAAGAGCCAAAACGTGGCGCCGTAGAAGGAGAGGTTTCCGAGGGGGATCTGCCAGAGAAACTAAACCTCAAGGCGGTTAATTCACTGTTTCAAGTACGAACCAACCGCTTGATTTTTGCCCAAAGCATCCTTGCAACGGTTCCTTGGGGCGTGTTTTTTACATTTTTGAATGATTTCTATGCACAAGACAAGGGTTTTTCGGTCGAGGAAGCGACGCTCATTGTGATGGGAGCCGGCGTTGCGAGTATCTTTGGGGCCTATATAGGAGGTCTTTGGGGGAATCGTCTCTACAACCAAGCGCCCAGAAAACTACCTCAACTTGCGGGCTGGACAACCTTGGCTGGCGTTTTTCCTGTTTTACTTTTGCTCAATTATCCACCACAAATTGGCGTTACGGAGCGAGAGATGGTGTGGCCCTTATTGTTAGCGGCACTTTCGGGATTTTTGGTTGTCATAGCAAGTCCAAACATCCGCGCCATGCTGATCAACGTGAACAATCCACATACAAGAGGTTCTGTTTTTGCGCTGTATAACCTTGCTGATGACCTAGGCAGGGGATTTGGTCCTGTGGTTATCTCCCTAATGGTGGTTTGGTGGGGGCGCACAATGGCGTTTTCGGTGGCGGCTAGCTTCTGGTTGTTGGCTGGCGTCTTTATGCTAAAGATGGTTAATACGTTTCCAAAGGATGAAATTGGAGAATTATAG